Within Sorghum bicolor cultivar BTx623 chromosome 2, Sorghum_bicolor_NCBIv3, whole genome shotgun sequence, the genomic segment TTCTTTGAATCGGATCGGTGAGGTTCTTGATTCCCTACCTATGTGTTCGAAGCTTCTGATCTAAGGATTTCCATGGATTTCCATAAGACTGCTGTGCGAAGAGAACGGGGTTTTCTGGCCTACCACATGCTCTTTGTTGGTTCCGCTCCGTGGAGTCGTGGGGTTTTTTCGATGAGGAACAGTGCTCCATATTTTTTATATCCAACAAAAAATCTTTAAGCTGTCGCAGTTCTTTCTTCCCGGAATTAAAGTTTAACAATCATTTACGGAATTTATTATGTGACTCTTCTTTCACATTTCTTCTTGGATTTGGATATTAACGTCGAACGGTGAAATGCGATTTGTTTCCATATTTCCCCGCCAGCACctttccatctttttatttcgtGCGAGTTGCGACTGTGTTGTACTAGTAGCTGATGATCATGGGCGCTTGATCTTTCCCAGGGCCGTGAGGCGTGAGGCGTGAGCAACTGCCATGGCGAGTCATCAGCGCGGAGGAGGTCGGgttggcggcggtggcggccggGGTCAGGCGAACCACAACGTCTCTCAGGGCCAGGGAGGCAGGGGCTACGGCGGGCGTGGTGGCCAGTACTACGGCGACGACAGCGGAGGCCGTGGCGGCGGACGTGGTGGCGGCGGCAGGGGCGGTGGTCGTGGCTtcgacggccgcggcggcgggtaCCAGGAAGCGCGTGGCGGGggccgaggcggcggcggcggatacCAGGAAGGGGGCCGCGGGggccgaggcggcggcggcggttacCAGGAAGGACGTGGCGGGGGACGAGGTGGCGGCGGCTACTATGAAGGGCACGGCGGTGGCCGAGGTGGTGGCGGCTACCAGGGCGGTGgtcgaggtggtggtggcggctacAACGACGGCCGTGGCGGGGGCCGAGGTGGCCGCGGCTACCAGGGACAGGGAGGCAGCGACTACGGCCGCGATCGTGGGTTTGGAGGTCTGCAACCTCCACGACCTGATCTGCGCCAAGCCGGTCCGCCGCTCGCGGATCGCTACGCGGCCGACGCGGCCGCGCTTAGGGAGAAGTTCAAGACGATGGACATCTACCGCGACGCGCCCATGTTCCCAGCGCGCCCGGGCTTCGGCGCCATGGGGACGCCGTGCGTCGTCAGGGCCAACCACTTCTTCGTCGGCCTCGTCGACAAGGGCCTGCACCACTACGACGTAAGACCGCTCACCGCGCCGCGTTGTCAATCGATCATGGCGCGTTCAGCGATCTGATCACCGTTTCTCACCGTTGCTATGGTGGTTTGTGTGTTTCTGCAGGTGACCATTTCCCCAGAGACGACGCTAAAGGGCGTGTACAGGCAAGTCATGTCGAAGCTGGTTTCAGAGAACAGGCAGACCGAGCTTGGCGGCCGCCTACCCGCATACGATGGCAAGAAGTCACTGTTCACCGCCGGCGAGCTGCCCttcaaaagcaaggaattcGTGGTCACTTTGCCTGGCAGGGTGGAGAGGAGGTACAAGGTGGTCATCAAGCATGCCACGGCGGTCAGCCTGCACCAGCTGTTCATGCTCATGGCAGGCTACCCTACGGACATCCCCATGCAGGCGCTGCAGGTGCTCGACATTGTGCTGCGTGACATTGTGCTCAACGAACGCAACTCCATGGAGTAAGTACTTGGCTTGGGTTTATTTTACACCTCTCAACGTTCTCGATTAGAGATGACAACGTTTTCATTTTGTTATTTTGACAATGCACAGGTACGTTGCAGTTGGCCGGTCCTTCTTCTCACCACTTGTAAAGCCAGGACCCAAGAATCTTGGCCTGGGTGTGGAGGGATGGAATGGTTTCTATCAGAGCATCAGGCCGACACAGAAGGGCCTGTCTGTGGTCGTAGGTATGATTTCACTTGTACATTGGAATTCTTATGATCTGTCTAAGTTTTCTGTGATATCTTGAGAAAACACGTCTGGGGTGCTTATATGGTAGAAATGATCCGCACTGTGCAATTTGATTTCATATGGCTGGTTGACAGATAGTGAGATCAATTGGAACGTCTGTACTTTTGTGTTTCAATCGAAAGGAGTCTTTCACATTCCAGTTCAAATTTTTGTATGTTTCCTTAAGATGTCTGACGGCTGCATATTCCCATTGCAGACATGTCTTCAACAGCTTTTGTTCGACCCATGCCACTGATTGAATTTGTGATGGAGATTCTGAACAAAGATAGCAGGACCATTAGAAATATTACTCCCATGGAGCTTGTCAAGGTacgtttttttgttttttccccAATTTCTAAGCCACAAAGAGCATTGTGCATTGAGATGGATTTGGCTCTTCTGAATTTGCAGCTCAAGAAAGCCCTCAGGGGTGTGAGGATTGAAGTCACACACCGAGGAGATGCACGCCGGAAGTACCGGATTGCCAGCCTGACAACGAGTCCTCCTTCTTTACAGTTGTAGGACCTCACTCCTTTTCCTCTATATGTTGAAGAGAACATCCTTGTCTCCCTAGTTCAGAAATGCAGGGATCAAACTTCTCGATGTTAGCGTTTATTTTGATATACTTTTTCTTCAAATCAACAGCTTTGAATCGTCCGCTGGAGTTCAGAAGTCTGTCGCAGATTACTTCAGAGAGGCATACAATCTGGAAATGCACTACGATTCTCTCCCATGCCTCCAAGTTGGCAGTGATGAGAGGCCGAACTACCTCCCTATGGAGGTTACTAACTATGAACTTAAACTGTGGCCTATGCTTAAGCACTCTTTCCCTTCTATATTGTCTACTCTTGTTTCTTAATTTCCATTTGGATTTCAGGTTTGCAAGATAGTAGCTGGACAGCAATACCGGAAGAAGTTGGATGGCCAACAAGTCCTTAATCTAATGGACTCAACCTGCCTGCGCCCATCTGACCGTGAGAACAACATTCGTCAGGTTCTTGCTATTTCTGATTTCTTTTTCTGTTTTATCTGATTTAAACTGTGGGTAAACAAACTTAAATTTCTCTAAATCCCTTTTTCTTAGGTTGTTGAGCAAAATGACTACAATAGaactgaacgtgcaagtgaattcgGTCTGGAGGTTGACTATCATCCTACTTCAGTTAATGCTAGAGTTCTGCCAGCCCCCACTGTAATCCTTCTTCCATGTGTCATgcagttttgttttgttttttttgcaaatttggtgcattttatattataaCCATGTTCCATTTTTGGTTCTTTAGCTGAAGTACCGTGGCACTGGATCTGAAAGTTTGTGTTGTCCAAAGGATGGGCAGTGGAACATGATTAAAAAGGTATGTCATGAGCATTTGAACAACCATTGACATTGCAGCAACAGTAGATGACATTTTAAAAACCTTATCCAATTCAATGTGCGGTCAACATAAATTTATAGGTTAAGTTTGACTGGTTTCTCGAGTTTTGTTCTCTCTATATACTGTCATTACTCCAATAGGATAGCACTGGAATCTATTTTGTTCTCACTACATATTCACTGAAGTGCTCCTATTTCTTGTACTGGAATAATGGAATCTGTGATGGTAAATATATGttactatttttttttcaacgTCTTCACATTCTATTTTGTTATGTGCAGCAAGTAGTACATGGTGCAAGGGTGGGCAACTGGGCCTGCGTTAACTTTTGTCATAATTTACCTAGAGATGTTGTTGGTAAATTCTGTTCTGATCTGGTTAAGTGGTCTCGTACTACTGGAGTGGTAATCTACATTTACGTTATGCCTTTGATTGCCTTATCATCAAAGAACATTCTTGCATGACTCCCAGTTTATCATTGCACTCTGGTTTCAGGACATGGATAACTTGAGAATTCCAATATACGCTGTTCGTCCTGAACAAGTTGAAACTGATCTTCATAAGCTATGTCACGATGCTGGGAACAGGCTAAGAGTGCAAAAGATAGATCTTTTGCTTGCTATACTGCCAGAGAAAAACGGCAACTTATATGGTAATATTTCTTACAGCATACTTTGTTTCTTCCCTGATTATCACATATTTGTCATGCCTGACTACTCTGAGCAACAGGTAATTTCAAAAGGATCTGCGAGACAGAGATTGGTATCATGTCGCAGTGTTGCCTGGATAAAAATGTTAGAAGTGCAGGTCCTCCATACTTTGCTAATGTTGCTATTAAGATCAATGCCAAGGTTAATCTCAACTAGATCTCTTCACAAAAATTTGTTGAGCAACATGATACTAGTATATTCGCTCTCTGCAGTTTGGAGGAAGGAACTTAGAATTTGCTAATCCCAAAGAAAGCTTACCGGTTGTTTCGATTGAACCAACAATTATATTTGGTGCCGATGTCACTCACCCTGCTGCTCTGGATGATACTGCCCCTTCCATTGCTTCTGTAAGCTCTTTTCTGTTTACAATAGGGATAGTATCATCTCATTACAATAACACTTTCTGCCTGGTTCCATGTTAGGTTGTTGCCTCCCAAGACTGGCCCACGGTGGCTAACTATAATGGCATTGCCCGTGCACAAGGTCACCGTAAAGAGCTCATCGATGGCCTGGAAGACATTGTCAAGTACGATCATCGTGATCTCTGAAATTTAAATGTCACCCCATTGAGAGTTTACACTCGATTGAGAGTTCCTTAACTTACAAAATATTTGCAGGGAACTCCTACTTGCATTTCAGGAACGGTCTAAGCAGAGGCCCAAGCAGCTGATCTTCTACAGGTTAGTAACTTAAGTATCTTCCTGTTGCTTTTCTGACTGATATGTGATATGACATGGAAATTGACAAACCCACTCCCTCTTCCACCGTTAGGGATGGCGTAAGTGAGGGCCAATTCAAACAAGTGCTGGAACAAGAAATCCCAGAGATAGAGAAGGTAAAAACAATTTGAGAGAATGGCACGTCAAGTGTTCCCTCAGTTACAATTACAACGTTCATACTTAATACCTACCACTCCTTCAGGCATGGAAAGCTCTTTACAATGAGAAGCCAAAGATCACCTTCATAGTGGTGCAGAAGAGGCACCACACAAGGCTCTTCCCAAATGATCGCCAATGGACAGACAGGAGTGGAAATATTCTACCTGGTTAGGAGTACAGGCGTGTTTGCTGCTGTTTTTGAGTGTGTTTTTTTAACAAGATTTTGCTCAAATGTTTCTGGAATTTGCAGGCACTGTAGTTGATAAGAGTATCTGCCACCCAACAGAATTTGATTTCTTCCTGTGCAGCCATGCTGGTATCAAGGTATGTGTGTAGCATGTTGCAACTAAATTTAGACATTTTTTTTCAAATGCATCTGAAGATTAGCTGCTTATGAAATTGCAGGGAACAAGCCGTCCTACGCATTACCATGTGCTGCGAGATGACAATAAGTTCACTGCAGATGCTCTGCAGTCTCTCACATATAACTTATGTTACTTGTAAGCATGCCCTTCCCTGCCTTCTTGTTTTTTGCTCAACTCATTTGTCTGACGGGTCTGTCTTGTATTTTCTTTCAGGTATTCAAGCTGCACTCGCTCTGTTTCAATCGGTATGTCCTCTCGTGTGTCTGAGAACTTTATGTATTTTCCAGTGCAAAGCATTGCTATGGATTTTTgtatttaatttaataaaactGCTGATTTCTGTTCAACATAAAtaacataaattaatttatgaatGTAAAAAGGGAAAAACTTAAGAAATAACCCTTCTTGAATTGACAGCTCCTCCCGCATACTACGCCCACAAGCTAGCGTTCCGTGCCCGCTTCTACATCAACCAAGGCTATGATACGGCGACAAGTGTCGGCTCTTTTGGTTCATCTGCTCCTCCTGCTACTGCTGGTCCTGGCCTGAAGCCACTTCCGGAGATCAAGGGTGAACTGAAAAGGCTCATGTTCTACT encodes:
- the LOC8074221 gene encoding protein argonaute 18, with product MASHQRGGGRVGGGGGRGQANHNVSQGQGGRGYGGRGGQYYGDDSGGRGGGRGGGGRGGGRGFDGRGGGYQEARGGGRGGGGGYQEGGRGGRGGGGGYQEGRGGGRGGGGYYEGHGGGRGGGGYQGGGRGGGGGYNDGRGGGRGGRGYQGQGGSDYGRDRGFGGLQPPRPDLRQAGPPLADRYAADAAALREKFKTMDIYRDAPMFPARPGFGAMGTPCVVRANHFFVGLVDKGLHHYDVTISPETTLKGVYRQVMSKLVSENRQTELGGRLPAYDGKKSLFTAGELPFKSKEFVVTLPGRVERRYKVVIKHATAVSLHQLFMLMAGYPTDIPMQALQVLDIVLRDIVLNERNSMEYVAVGRSFFSPLVKPGPKNLGLGVEGWNGFYQSIRPTQKGLSVVVDMSSTAFVRPMPLIEFVMEILNKDSRTIRNITPMELVKLKKALRGVRIEVTHRGDARRKYRIASLTTSPPSLQFFESSAGVQKSVADYFREAYNLEMHYDSLPCLQVGSDERPNYLPMEVCKIVAGQQYRKKLDGQQVLNLMDSTCLRPSDRENNIRQVVEQNDYNRTERASEFGLEVDYHPTSVNARVLPAPTLKYRGTGSESLCCPKDGQWNMIKKQVVHGARVGNWACVNFCHNLPRDVVGKFCSDLVKWSRTTGVDMDNLRIPIYAVRPEQVETDLHKLCHDAGNRLRVQKIDLLLAILPEKNGNLYGNFKRICETEIGIMSQCCLDKNVRSAGPPYFANVAIKINAKFGGRNLEFANPKESLPVVSIEPTIIFGADVTHPAALDDTAPSIASVVASQDWPTVANYNGIARAQGHRKELIDGLEDIVKELLLAFQERSKQRPKQLIFYRDGVSEGQFKQVLEQEIPEIEKAWKALYNEKPKITFIVVQKRHHTRLFPNDRQWTDRSGNILPGTVVDKSICHPTEFDFFLCSHAGIKGTSRPTHYHVLRDDNKFTADALQSLTYNLCYLYSSCTRSVSIAPPAYYAHKLAFRARFYINQGYDTATSVGSFGSSAPPATAGPGLKPLPEIKGELKRLMFYC